The following proteins are co-located in the Styela clava chromosome 15, kaStyClav1.hap1.2, whole genome shotgun sequence genome:
- the LOC120333731 gene encoding signal recognition particle receptor subunit beta-like — protein sequence MNYRCCEPIIDMSYSIERYLDICQEYVGEENMLYFVFGVSFIISLLFYLVWKLVAGGKVKRRGILFVGLSGAGKTYLLSKILTGQEIETVTSLKENQATYASEKGALNIIDIPGQEAIRQKFFDQFKDTAKGIIFLIDSESFSKDLKDVAEYLFNILTDQNVLKCVPPLLIACNKQDLLTSKSKKVIQDHLEKELNTVRKTRSAALSSIDGEEATVHLGVKGKPFEFSHLGKLKVDFIECNAKGDSENESRLDELLLWLNRQA from the coding sequence ATGAACTATAGATGTTGTGAACCAATCATTGACATGTCATACTCAATCGAACGATATTTAGACATTTGTCAGGAATATGTGGGAGAGGAAAACATGTTGTATTTTGTGTTCGGAGTTTCGTTCATTATTTCTCTCCTATTTTACCTTGTATGGAAACTAGTTGCTGGCGGAAAAGTCAAGCGACGTGGAATTTTATTCGTCGGATTGAGTGGTGCCGGGAAAACTTATCTTTTGAGTAAAATACTAACTGGACAGGAGATTGAAACTGTAACATCGTTGAAAGAAAATCAAGCAACGTACGCATCAGAAAAAGGAGCTCTTAATATCATTGATATCCCTGGCCAAGAAGCAATCCGGCAAAAGTTTTTTGACCAATTTAAAGATACTGCAAAAGGAATTATTTTTCTCATTGACAGCGAGTCGTTTTCTAAGGATTTGAAAGATGTTGCGgagtatttatttaatattttgacCGACCAGAACGTCTTGAAATGCGTGCCGCCTCTTTTGATTGCATGCAACAAGCAAGACCTATTGacttcaaaatcaaaaaaagtAATCCAAGATCACTTAGAAAAAGAGTTGAACACAGTTCGGAAAACTAGATCTGCGGCCTTGAGTTCGATTGATGGAGAAGAAGCAACTGTGCATCTCGGTGTAAAGGGGAAGCCATTTGAATTTTCTCATTTAGGAAAATTGAAGGTTGATTTCATTGAATGCAACGCTAAAGGTGACTCTGAAAATGAGTCTCGACTTGATGAACTATTACTTTGGTTAAATAGACAGGCATGA
- the LOC120333981 gene encoding large ribosomal subunit protein mL54-like, which translates to MFYRGLLVSRRNICCTVINNAKKAAKKAPEPTSAPKMPEVVRDTQLLQKYCCGLGFKVDEEDPELKPDSEYPEWLWSIHTGPPKTYKDYDPNTREYWYALEEAQKEHSEKIKGEKSFYRPPRDTELNFRSRLPKKKFVTK; encoded by the exons ATGTTTTATCGCGGTTTACTAGTTTCTCGAAGAAATATATGCTGTACTGTAATTAATAATGCTAAGAAAGCTGCAAAAAAGGCACCAGAACCTACTTCAGCACCCAAGATGCCAGAAGTAGTCCGTGACACACAATTGCTTCAAAAATATTGTTGCGGGCTCGGGTTCAAAGTTGATGAAGAAGATCCAGAATTGAAACCAGACAGTGAATATCCAGAATG GTTGTGGAGTATTCACACGGGGCCTCCAAAGACTTATAAGGACTATGATCCGAACACACGAGAGTATTGGTATGCCTTGGAAGAGGCACAAAAAGAACattcagaaaaaataaaaggagaaaaatcattttatcgTCCACCCCGTGATACTGAACTTAATTTTAGAAGCCGGCTTCCTAAAAAGAAATTTGTGACGAAATGA
- the LOC120333730 gene encoding signal recognition particle subunit SRP54-like — translation MVLADLGRKITDALRSLSNATIINEEVLQSMLGEICRALLEADVNIRLVKQMRENVRSAIDFDDMASGLNKRKMIQSAVFQELVKLVDPGTKAWQPTKGKANVIMFVGLQGSGKTTTCTKLAYHYQRKNWKTCLICADTFRAGAFDQLKQNSTKARIPFYGSYTEADPVIIAQEGVEKFKEENFEIIIVDTSGRHKQEDALFEEMLQVYNAVAPDNVIFVMDATIGQACESQAKAFKEKVDVCSVIITKLDGHAKGGGALSAVAATKSPIIFIGTGEHIDDFEMFKTQPFIRKLLNMGDIEGLIDKVNELKLDENEELLDKLKHGQFTLRDMYEQFQNIMKMGPFSQIMSMIPGFNDFMTKGHEKDSMERLKKLMTIMDSMTDDELDSKEGAKLFTRQPSRVARVARGSGTLPKEVNELMMQYGKFAQMVKKMGGMKGLFKPGGMDKNVNPSQMARLNTHMAKMMDPRVLHQMGGMQGLTNMMRQFQQGGGPGGK, via the coding sequence ATGGTGTTAGCAGATCTTGGTCGAAAGATCACGGACGCTTTGCGTTCTCTGAGCAATGCAACCATTATCAATGAAGAAGTTTTACAATCAATGCTCGGGGAGATATGTCGAGCCTTACTCGAAGCAGATGTCAACATTCGACTCGTTAAGCAGATGCGAGAAAATGTCCGCTCAGCGATTGATTTCGATGATATGGCATCTGGTTTGAACAAGCGTAAAATGATTCAATCCGCTGTATTCCAGGAGCTTGTGAAACTTGTCGACCCAGGTACCAAAGCATGGCAGCCAACAAAAGGTAAAGCTAATGTAATTATGTTTGTTGGTCTTCAAGGTAGTGGAAAAACAACGACTTGTACTAAGCTTGCGTATCATTATCAGcgaaaaaattggaaaacatgTCTAATCTGTGCGGATACTTTTCGTGCCGGAGCTTTCGATCagttaaaacaaaattcaacgaaagcTCGTATTCCGTTTTACGGCAGTTATACTGAAGCTGATCCTGTGATTATTGCGCAAGAGGGGGTAGAAAAATTCAAAGAAGAAAACTTTGAAATCATTATTGTCGATACAAGTGGAAGACACAAGCAAGAAGATGCTCTTTTTGAGGAAATGTTACAAGTATATAATGCCGTTGCGCCTGATAATGTCATCTTTGTAATGGATGCCACAATTGGACAGGCATGCGAATCGCAAGCAAAAGCATTCAAGGAAAAAGTCGATGTTTGTTCTGTTATCATTACAAAACTTGATGGCCATGCGAAAGGTGGAGGTGCACTTAGCGCAGTTGCAGCTACAAAATCACCGATCATTTTCATAGGTACTGGTGAACATATTGACGATTTCGAAATGTTTAAAACGCAACCGTTTATCCGAAAACTTCTTAATATGGGTGACATTGAAGGCCTTATCGACAAAGTTAACGAACTGAAATTGGATGAAAATGAAGAACTATTAGACAAATTGAAACACGGACAATTCACTTTACGAGACATGTAcgaacaatttcaaaatattatgaaaatggGGCCATTCAGTCAAATTATGAGTATGATACCAGGATTTAACGATTTCATGACAAAAGGACATGAAAAGGACTCGATGGAACGACTAAAAAAACTCATGACAATTATGGACAGCATGACAGATGATGAACTTGACAGTAAAGAAGGAGCTAAACTTTTCACTAGGCAGCCAAGTAGAGTCGCAAGAGTGGCGAGGGGTTCTGGTACGCTACCTAAAGAAGTCAACGAGCTTATGATGCAATATGGAAAATTCGCGCAGATGGTCAAAAAGATGGGAGGCATGAAAGGACTTTTTAAACCTGGCGGAATGGATAAAAATGTTAACCCGTCACAGATGGCCAGACTTAATACGCATATGGCAAAAATGATGGACCCAAGGGTTTTGCATCAAATGGGTGGCATGCAGGGACTCACAAACATGATGAGACAGTTTCAACAGGGTGGAGGGCCTGGTGGCAAATGA
- the LOC120334175 gene encoding aspartate aminotransferase, mitochondrial-like: protein MAMFQRIGSVLRTSAPARITSVCGHHCWWSNVEMGPPDAILGVTEAFKRDANPKKMNLGAGAYRDDAGKPYVLPSVRKAEEKIVGQKLDKEYLGITGLPAFFKAAADLAFLPDSDVIKEKRNVTVQTISGTGSLRVGANFLAKYLDAKTVWLPTPSWGNHTPIFKHAGLDVKAYRYYDSGTCGFDSAGALEDLSKIPENNIVLFHACAHNPTGVDPSFEDWQKMAEICKQRNLLPYFDMAYQGFASGDTDRDAKAMRYFVSEGHNILLSQSFAKNMGLYGERVGAFTIVCADEEEAKRVESQVKIIIRPMYSNPPLHGARIASTIMGDADLRAQWLLEVKSMADRIISMRTQLANNLKKEGSTHNWQHITDQIGMFCFTGLKPEQVEKLTNDFSVYLTKDGRISVAGVSSANVEYLAHAMHQVTK, encoded by the coding sequence ATGGCAATGTTTCAAAGAATTGGCAGTGTCTTGAGGACAAGTGCCCCAGCCCGAATAACCTCTGTATGTGGACACCATTGCTGGTGGTCTAATGTGGAAATGGGACCTCCTGATGCAATTTTGGGTGTCACCGAAGCTTTTAAAAGGGACGCCAATccgaaaaaaatgaatttgggAGCTGGTGCTTATCGTGACGATGCAGGAAAGCCGTatgttcttccttctgttcgaAAAGCTGAAGAAAAAATCGTCGGACAAAAATTAGATAAAGAATATCTTGGAATCACAGGATTGCCTGCGTTTTTCAAAGCTGCAGCTGATTTAGCTTTCCTTCCTGATAGTGATGTcataaaagaaaaaagaaacgTCACAGTTCAAACGATATCTGGAACAGGATCACTCAGAGTTGGAGCAAATTTTCTTGCGAAATATTTGGACGCAAAAACAGTTTGGCTTCCAACTCCTTCTTGGGGTAACCATACTCCTATTTTCAAGCATGCTGGATTAGATGTAAAAGCTTATCGTTATTACGACTCTGGAACTTGTGGGTTCGATTCTGCTGGTGCTTTGGAAGATTTGAGCAAAATTCcagaaaataatattgtacTCTTCCACGCCTGTGCTCATAATCCAACTGGTGTTGATCCGAGCTTCGAAGATTGGCAAAAAATGGCTGAAATTTGTAAACAACGCAACTTGCTTCCATATTTTGATATGGCCTATCAAGGATTCGCTAGTGGTGATACTGACCGAGACGCAAAAGCGATGCGGTATTTCGTTTCCGAAGGGCATAACATCTTACTATCACAGTCTTTTGCTAAAAATATGGGTTTATATGGTGAACGAGTGGGCGCTTTCACTATTGTTTGCGCTGACGAGGAGGAAGCCAAGCGCGTCGAAAGCCAAGTTAAAATTATTATCCGTCCAATGTATTCAAACCCTCCTTTACACGGTGCTCGTATTGCGTCTACTATAATGGGTGATGCAGATCTCCGTGCTCAGTGGTTATTAGAAGTCAAAAGTATGGCTGACCGTATAATTTCTATGCGAACCCAGCTTGctaacaatttgaaaaaagaagGAAGTACACATAACTGGCAACACATAACCGACCAAATTGGGATGTTCTGCTTCACTGGTCTTAAACCAGAGCAGGTTGAGAAATTAACAAATGATTTCTCCGTATATCTCACTAAGGATGGAAGGATATCAGTTGCAGGAGTTTCATCGGCAAATGTGGAATATCTTGCTCATGCCATGCACCAAGTTACGAAGTAA
- the LOC120334454 gene encoding oxaloacetate tautomerase fahd2, mitochondrial-like — protein MLRQTFFASRRVCYAFCKVFGNREFSISATNKMRLLQFKYQDKQKVGIELKDGGDVINLTDADPQFPDNMVAFLEKGESLLNAARKYSGAQSHIITRSEIKLLSPVTRPDKIICVGMNYKDHCLEQNAPIPEEPIIFSKFPSCIIASGDPIVLPKISDSVDWEVELAVVIGKRGKNIEESEAMDYVAGYTVAHDVSARDWQMQKNGKQWLLGKTFDTFCPLGPVIVTKDALPNPHKLALCCLVNNFPMQDSSTDQLIFKTEEIIAWVSQFSTLEPGDLILTGTPPGVGVFRKPPVYMKPGDVITCEVEGIGRITNTVVAEE, from the exons ATGCTGAGACAAACGTTCTTTGCTAGTCGGCGTGTTTGCTACGCTTTTTGTAAGGTATTCGGAAATAGagaattttcaatttcagcGACGAATAAAATGAGACTGCTGCAGTTTAAATACCAAGATAAACAAAA GGTTGGAATTGAACTGAAAGATGGTGGTGAtgtcatcaatctcactgatgCAGATCCACAGTTTCCTGACAATATGGTTGCATTCTTGGAAAAGGGAGAATCTTTACTGAATGCAGCTAGAAA ATACTCCGGTGCGCAAAGCCATATTATAACCAGAAGTGAGATCAAACTTTTGTCTCCAGTAACAAGACCTGATAaa ATAATATGTGTTGGAATGAACTATAAAGATCATTGCCTGGAACAAAATGCTCCGATACCAGAGGAACCTATTATATTCAGCAAGTTTCCAAGCTGTATTATAG cATCCGGTGATCCAATTGTGTTACCAAAAATATCCGACTCTGTTGATTGGGAGGTTGAGCTGGCAGTTGTTATTGGAAAGAGAGGAAAAAATATTGAG GAATCGGAAGCAATGGACTATGTTGCTGGATACACGGTTGCTCATGATGTTAGTGCAAGAGATTGGCAAATGCAAAAGAATGGGAAACAATGGTTGCTTGGAAAAACATTTGATACATTTTGTCCTCTTGGACCTGTCATTGTTACTAAAGACGCTCTCCCAA ATCCTCATAAGCTAGCTCTCTGCTGTTTAGTCAACAATTTTCCGATGCAAGATAGCTCTACTGATCAACTTATATTTAAAACTGAAGAAATCATTGCATGGGTCTCACAGTTCAGTACATTAGAACCTGGTGACTTAATATTAACTGGAACCCCACCTGGGGTAGGGGTTTTCAGAAAGCCCCCAGTGTATATGAAG CCCGGTGATGTGATCACCTGTGAAGTGGAAGGAATTGGGAGAATAACTAATACAGTTGTTGcagaagaataa